From a region of the Citricoccus muralis genome:
- a CDS encoding NUDIX hydrolase codes for MMQIDGALADLRSLVERYGTLAPDLAARPPSAPAPSRIPDDDRGWDFGLNVVPPDSAEEPSDSAVLVLFGALDGQPAHFHGTAVPEDLDLLLTQRSFALRHHPGQVAFPGGRRDPGDVDFSDCALREAEEETGLDRNGVRVIGTLPPAPLTVSNFRVHPVLGWWDRPSDVFVVDEGEAARVFRVPVADLVDPANRITTSLSRGAEGVTRRFRSPAFLVSGTLVWGFTAILIDRILDLLGWTQDWDRGRIVDITDWDASMPVPRADL; via the coding sequence ATGATGCAGATCGACGGGGCGCTCGCGGACCTACGGTCCCTCGTGGAGCGCTACGGGACCCTGGCCCCGGACCTGGCGGCGAGGCCGCCGTCTGCCCCGGCCCCATCCCGGATTCCCGACGACGACCGGGGCTGGGACTTCGGCCTCAACGTGGTGCCCCCGGACTCGGCCGAGGAGCCCTCGGACTCCGCCGTGCTGGTGCTGTTCGGGGCCCTGGACGGCCAACCGGCACACTTCCACGGCACGGCCGTGCCGGAGGACCTGGACCTGCTGCTCACCCAGCGGTCCTTCGCCCTGCGTCACCACCCCGGCCAGGTTGCCTTCCCGGGAGGTCGCCGGGACCCCGGGGACGTGGACTTCAGTGATTGCGCCCTGCGGGAGGCCGAGGAGGAGACGGGCCTGGACCGGAACGGTGTGCGGGTCATCGGAACTCTGCCGCCGGCCCCGCTCACGGTCTCGAACTTCCGGGTGCATCCCGTACTGGGCTGGTGGGACCGTCCCTCCGACGTCTTCGTGGTGGACGAGGGGGAGGCGGCCCGTGTGTTCCGGGTCCCTGTTGCCGATCTGGTGGACCCCGCCAATCGCATCACCACGTCCCTGTCCCGGGGAGCGGAGGGCGTCACCCGGCGGTTCAGGAGCCCGGCCTTCCTGGTCTCCGGCACCCTCGTGTGGGGGTTCACGGCCATCCTGATCGACCGGATCCTCGACCTGCTGGGGTGGACCCAGGATTGGGACCGTGGCCGAATCGTGGACATCACCGATTGGGATGCGTCCATGCCGGTGCCCCGCGCTGACCTGTAG
- the nth gene encoding endonuclease III: MTAKHAAPAGVASAGESTLALKRRARKINRVLAEAYPYAVAELDFTNAFELLVATVLSAQTTDVRVNATTPGLFARFPDAEAMSHADERELQEIVRPLGFYRNKATAIQGLSRALVERHGGEVPSTVDELVKLPGVGRKTAFVVLGNAFGVPGLTVDTHFGRLARRLGFTAQQDPVKVEYEVAELFEPGDWTMLSHRLVFHGRRVCHAKRPACGACPVARWCPSFGIGETNPEAAASLLKYELAPGREDLLAKMLEGATRAELRAEGYGLGA, translated from the coding sequence GTGACGGCCAAGCACGCCGCCCCGGCCGGCGTCGCCAGCGCCGGGGAAAGCACCCTTGCCCTGAAGCGCCGTGCCCGGAAGATCAACCGGGTACTGGCCGAGGCCTACCCCTACGCGGTCGCAGAGCTCGACTTCACCAACGCCTTCGAGCTGCTCGTGGCCACCGTGCTCTCGGCCCAGACCACGGACGTGCGGGTCAACGCGACCACGCCCGGTCTGTTCGCTCGTTTCCCGGACGCCGAGGCCATGTCCCACGCGGACGAGCGCGAGCTGCAGGAGATCGTGCGGCCTCTGGGCTTCTATCGGAACAAGGCCACCGCCATCCAGGGCCTCTCCCGGGCCCTGGTCGAACGCCACGGCGGGGAGGTCCCCAGCACGGTGGACGAACTGGTGAAACTGCCCGGGGTCGGGCGCAAAACGGCCTTCGTGGTCCTGGGCAATGCCTTCGGGGTTCCCGGGCTCACTGTGGACACCCACTTCGGGCGCCTGGCCCGGCGGCTCGGATTCACGGCGCAGCAGGACCCGGTCAAGGTCGAGTACGAGGTCGCCGAACTCTTCGAGCCGGGCGACTGGACCATGCTCTCCCATCGTCTGGTGTTCCACGGTCGCCGCGTCTGCCACGCCAAGCGCCCCGCCTGCGGGGCCTGCCCCGTCGCCCGATGGTGCCCCTCCTTCGGGATCGGGGAAACGAATCCAGAGGCGGCGGCGTCGTTGCTGAAGTACGAACTGGCGCCCGGTCGGGAGGACCTGCTGGCCAAGATGCTCGAGGGCGCCACCCGCGCCGAGCTGCGGGCCGAGGGCTACGGCCTGGGGGCATGA